The region CCCAGGGATCGGGTCTGTTGGGTAGGCCataaagttcatttgggtttttccatccAATCTttcggaaaaacccgaacgaactttttggccaacccagtattttgGTATCTGACTTAATTTGGATGAAAACttaaacacaaaaatacagcAGCTGCCTTCAGAACTGCCCTGCATTCACACTGGCCACCGACTTCAGAGTGTCTCCTTTGTCTTCAGGGGCTGCCCTTAAATAGGGATTTGCATGTCCTCGCCGTTCTTGTTGtggttttactttatttcatcTAGTGCATATGTAtccaagctttaaaaaaaattttaaggaaagtaTACGTAAACTGGAATCTTTCACAGCTgttatgtgtgtttgtttctttttcaaattgtattCATGCATATTTTTAGTTGAATTCTCACAGTACCCCGGTAGGTGAGTCAGATATCTCCCAGAGACAGCGTTAACATGACATATTCAAAGACGTCCAGAAGCCAGGAGTAGAAGTGAGCTGGAACACTCCTTACCGTGGTGCCCCCAATTCCGTGACTAATCTGTGTCTGACACGTGACCTTCAGTATGTCCGCGGGAGCTGTTTGGAGGTCACACTAGTTAACACTTTAACTTTtccataatatttcattgtgacTCTTCCAGCTTATCCCTCAGGGATGGACAACTTGATATTCTAACGAGGCTTCCTGTGACTCTTCTCTActtagaagcagaattgctggggtGTAGGTCATGTACTTAACTTTGATCTAGAACAGTGTTCTCCAGAGTGGGGTTACCAAATTATCCTTTGAGCAGTGCATGTTCTCGTTTCCCCACACCTGTCCCAGCACCATGTGTCAGGCTTAACCTATGCAAACCTCGTATCTTGTTCCTAACTCTTACTTCCCTTCTAATGAGGTtaaatttacagtttttaaattcaCCAAAAACTGGTTACCAGCTATTAATAATGACTGTTTGATTACTTTTTCAATGTGTTTTAGATTTGTCAACAGCCCGAGTGTGGAAAGTGTAAAGCCTGTAAGGATATGGTTAAATTTGGTGGCAGCGGAAGGAGCAAACAGGCTTGCCAAAAGAGGAGGTAGGTTTGGCCAACACTTGTTCTTGAAATGGAGGAAAATGCCAGCTGATGGCAAATAGGCTTTGTGTGGGACAGCTGGGTTGACAGGTACAGAGCAGGCAGGGTCCCTTTGTCTAGCACTGTCACCAGGCCTGTCCCCGATTTCTAAGTAAAACACCTTCagttggttttactttttttttttttttattgcctgcaccgagaggcttgtgggatcttagttccccgaccagggattgaacccgggccccagcagtgagagcacagagtcctaaccagtggttTTACTTTTAAAGAGGACCTTGCTTATAATAACTGACTTTGTAGGTGTCCCAACATGGCCATGAAGGAGGCAGATGATGATGAAGAAGTGGATGACAATATTCCAGAGATGCCATCACCCAAAAAGATGCatcaggggaagaaaaagaagcagaacAAGGATCGGATCTTTTGGGTTGGAGAAGCTGTCAAGGTAATCCAGGAGCAGGCTCTCAGTCATTTTAGCGCTGCCCTTCTGAGAAGCCGGTTGTCTCGTATCTCGCTGCCAGACGTCTTAAGCAGCCTGAGCCCTGCAGCTGAGAAACCTGCCCGTTTGTCCCTGCCCATTTGTCCTGTTAGCGGAGCAGAGCTGACTGAGAGGCCGAGGCCTGTGGTCAAGCACCTGAAATGCATTTTTTTGCTTGTACGCCCAAGGACTCAGTTTTCCTCACACTCCAAAATGggctttttaaaactatatatatttatttatttaatttatttatttttggctgcgttgggtcttcatttctgtgcgtgggctttgtctagttgcggcgagggggggctactcttcgttgtggtacacaggcttctcattgtggtggcttctctttgttgcggagcacgggctataggcgcatgggctccagtagttgtggcacgcaggctcagtagtcgtggctctcgggctctagagcacagactcagtagtcgtggtgcacgggcttagttgctccacggcatgtgggatcttcctggaccagggctcgaacccatgtcccttgcattggcaggaggattcttaaccaccacgccaccagggaagtccccaaaatgggCATTTGATACAGTTCTTGGGGTGTCAGGCTGGTTCCCCTTCCAAGCTTGTTTTGAAGAGAGCCTTCACAGTCCTCTCTGGCCTAGGAGTAGGTGTTTGGGGGCACTAGCAGACCGTCTCCCGGGGGTTCTGTGGTTACCTGCCTGTCTAAGGGTCAAATCCTTTACCAAAGCTGGAGAGTGAATGTCATCTCAGTGTTGTTCTCTCGATGTCCATAAGGCAAAGATGGTCAGTTTCCTCAACAAGCGTGAGGCCTACCCTGCTGGATGCTGCTCTAGGCCTAGGCATAACTAAGCCCCTGCCTGTGACACATGTACTGTcaggagggcagggggcaggaagGGTGCTGGGGCCACGGAGGCTTCTTGGTGGGGCAACATCTGAACTGAAACCAAAAGGTTGGAGAGTAGCCAGCGCATGAAGGTCTGGGGAGGAACCAGAGCacaggccctgaggtgggaccaGCTTTCCTtgtgggagagaaaggaggaggtcCGTGTGGCTAAGGGAGGTGTGAGGAGTGGGGTACGGTGCTATTACAATTGAATGCTAGAATCCCATTTGCTGCTGACACAAGAGGGCAGAGGTGGTGATAGAGGGATGTGAGCGGCCTTTGCTGCAGGCTTCCAGCCAAAGAAGTTGGGTGTTCTCTATAGTAGCCAGGCTGGTAGAGCTCACGGCTTCTTGGAGAAATTGTTATGAGTGATACTTTCCTATAAAGTAACAGGAACTCGCAGGTCAAGCCTAGCACGGACCTTCAAACCCATCCTCACCTGAAATTAAGCTCTTGTTTTCAGACCGATGGGAAGAAGAGTTACTATAAGAAGGTATGCATCGACTCGGAAACCCTGGAAGTGGGGGACTGTGTTTCTGTTATTCCAGATGATTCTTCAAAACCACTGTATTTAGCAAGGTTTGTGTCCTTCCCTCTGCTTGACTTCAGCCCACACTTTCTGTTGAGTAAGTAGGAGGTTCCTATTTTATAAGAATAGCAGCAGCTCTTTGCCCTATACTAAAACCAAAAAATACATGTCCCCCAAGGAGACTCGGTCCAGATCTGCCGGTCAAGTTAGAACTTCCTTCCCGCCCCCTCTTCCGGCTCCAGGGTCACGGCGCTGTGGGAGGACAGCAGCAACGGGCAGATGTTTCATGCCCACTGGTTCTGTGCTGGGACGGACACAGTCCTCGGGGCCACGTCGGACCCCCTGGAGCTGTTCCTGGTAGACGAATGTGAGGACATGCAGCTTTCATACATTCACAGCAAAGTGCAGGTCGTCTATAAAGCCCCGTCGGAAAACTGGGCCTTGGAGGTGAGTGCCTGGCGCCCCTCGTGTGCCCCTCCTCGATGCGTGGGGTCATCATGGCTGACGGCAGTCTTGTCCCTAGGGAGGCGTGGACCCTGAGGCCCTGATGTCGGAGGGTGACGGAAAGACCTATTTCTACCAGCTTTGGTATGACCAAGACTACGCAAGATTTGAGTCCCCTCCAAAAACTCAGCCAATGGAGGACAACAAGTACAAGTGAGTGCCGCGACTGCGCTCCTGGGCCGCTCTGGTGGTGCTCGTGGACGCCATGCGTCTGCATGAAGCCCTCGAGCTTTTCCCGTGCTTCTCTCTGCTGGGTTTGCTTTCCCCACGTCTTCTGATCGTCTTCCTCACCAACCAAAGAGCAGCCTGACTGGGTTGCAGTGGCTGTAAGTGTGTGGACAGCCTGGTGGGGAGAAGCTGTCCCATCCAGGGACAGGATGTGTCTTTCTGGGTTCCTCAGTGTCTATACCACAGATCTTGTGTCTTTTCTCGTAAGTGAGATCTTTGATTCCATTTTATTGGAACTGGTGGGGGAATGCTTTTAGGGAAGCTTTTGCTTCTTATAAAGTGTTCAGTGCCCCACGTCTTCCTTTCTAACCTTGGTACCTCACTTGTTTTAACTAAAAGTGGCAGCCGGCACCTCCAGAGCGAGTGGTGTGTGACAGTAAGGCTGACAGGGCTGAGGCTAGGAGGGCTCGCTGCGATGCCTCTGGTGTTTCTCCAGTCAACCTGGAGCTGCCTTTTGGCTTGATCTGTTTTTAAGGCAATCTCTAATTCTCCTTTTAAGGGTTTATTAATCAGAAATAATGTTGCATTTTACCAAATACCTCTTCAGCCTTTAGAGGTAATAGCGTGAACCTCCTCTGACGTTTTGAGTTCCTGTCTTTACCACTGTCTGCATTATCGCTCGTGGTGGATTCTTGACCATATTCTAGACTGTTGTTAATGTCTTAGGATCGACTACTCAAAAGTGGGGTTGGCTTGTCATTTTCCTATTgtgtgtatctctgggctttggtcCCAAATAAGTGCTTTCAAAGTGTGAACATAAAAGTGCAGGAAAGCCAGTTCCTCCTAACATCTGTAAATCCTTCCTCTTGGTCACCAGAGTCTGGTGGCAGCTGCTTGTAGTCACTACCAGTCACTTAAGGGCCTTTGGTTTCTGTCCTTCACTCCTTCAGGTTCTGTGCAAGCTGTGCACGTCTGGCTGAAATGAGGCAGAAGGAAATTCCCAGGGTCATGGAGCAGCTCGAGGACCTGGATGGCCGGGTCCTCTACAGCTTAGCCACCAAGAACGGCATCCAGTATCGAGTGGGCGATGGCGTGTACCTCCCCCCCGAGGCCTTCACCTTCAAGTGAGTGCCCCTGGCTGCAGTCAGGGCCAGGAGCTCTGGGTCAGTACAGAGCTGGCTCCACAATGTCCCCCACCCCGCAGCCCAGTACCTGCTGCTGCCGAGCTGTCACAGTGTCATCTGCGGTGAGCAGACGTTATCCAGCCTTCCAGTGCAGAGCGACTATAATTCTGTGGCAGTGAAGCTGTctgtgaaagaagtcagacagagagccCGCTGGCTAAGGGAGAGCTTTAGGGTCAGTGGTGGATTCCTGCCCAGCTGGTCATGGCAGAGAGCCCCTCCCAGTTCCCATCTATCAAGTGGGGAGAGGAGTGCCTTGCCTGCCAGGCCCCTAAGGAATAAGTGAGTTAAAAGAAAGTTGCTTATTAGCACAGCGCCTGGCCTAAAGTAAAGGCTGACTGTGAGTTACTTGTTGGTAAATGGGAATTGCACCAAAAGacttgcgggacttccctggtggcgcactgattaagaatccacctgccaatataggggacacgggtttgatccctggtccgggaagatcccacatgccgcggagcaaccaagcccacacgccacaactactgagcctgtgctccgcaacaagagaagccaccacaatgagaagcccgcgcaccgcagcgaagagtagcccccgctcgccacaactagagaaagcccacacagcaacgaagacccaacacagccaaaaataaataaaatttaaaaaaaagacttccacATCAGAGGATTGACGCTCTTCAGGGAAAAATCAAAGCCACAGATATTGTCCACACTTGATCCATTCCTTGTTCGTTCTAAGAACTAGTGCGTGGTTGGATTTACAACCACCATTTTCTGAGCTTAGTCAGCTCAGTTTCCCGACTTGCAATTCCATTTTCCTCGAGTCCTAATTGGAGCCCAGTCCCCAACCTCCATTCAGTCACCGTACATTACAAAACATCGGTCCTTCCAGGCCCGCACAGTGAGTGTGCATCACGCCCTTTAGCTCCAGTTTTTGGCCTCGAAGGGGAGGACTCCCTGTAGTGCTGTCTACCAGATGCTCCTGGCACAGCTGAAGTGAGAGCACAGGTGTTCAGAGACACCTCTGGAGCCCGTCAGACTTCAGGGGGTCTGATGGGAAAGCACAGCAGCTGCCTCCCTGAGCTGCAGTCTTCAGAGTTTGCAGCCCTGCGGTCTTGGCAGCCTGGCATCTCATTTGCTGGCCTGAGTTAGCCAGTACGTGGTCAGGCCAAATTCGGCTTGCCCAGACCACGAGTCTTCTCCTCATGCCTCTCCCGCATTGCCTCTGGGTCGATGCCTCAGTCAGAGTGTAGGCTATGCCGTGGTAACAACTCTAAAATCACAGAAGTTTACTTCTTGCCTGTACTGTGTGGCCATTGTGGTTCAGGGGACTCGGACTGTTGTGTCACTCAGGGCCCTGGGCTGACGGAGCCCTGCCTTCTCAGGAGTCGGCAGTCAGAGGCGAGGGGAAGCACGCTGGAGGCTCTCCTGGCGCTCAGAGCTCCCGCTCCAAGTGCTTGTGCGTCCCTGCTGCGCACACCTGTAGAGCTGAACGAGCCACACGCCTGCCCTGAGGCTGGGAGCGGGGAGAACCTGAACAGCCTTAGCAACTATCCCCAGAGCACAGATGGAGAGTACCCATTTTAAAGTGTGGGTGAGATTTAGTCTCTAAATCTGGTCTAAGGGTATGTAGCTGCATTAGTTTAAAGTGTTTGAATTTAAGTGGTTATCGTCACTGATCAGTCATGCTGAGACTGCTTTTTAAGGCTTCATGTTCAGTCACTCATAACAGTTGCTTCTCTGCAGCATTAAGCTGTCCAGTCCTGTGAAACGCCCACGGAAGGAGCCTGTGGATGAAGCTCTGTATCCAGAACACTACCGGAAATACTCTGACTACATCAAAGGCAGCAACCTAGATGCCCCTGAGCCGTACCGTATTGGCCGCATCAAAGAGATCTTCTGCAGCAAGAAGAGCAACGGCAGGCCCAACGAGACGGATATCAAGATCAGAGTCAACAAGTTTTACAGGTCGGTGAAGCCTTTGCCCTTCGGGGGGCTCTGCCTGAGGCGGGGTGGTAACCGCACACACACAGTGGTGGTCTAAGAGTTGGGTGGAGGTATCTGTTCTTCCAAGTGTTTCTGATTACCTGGAGGGTACCGAGGATGACTACAGCTACATATCACAGCCCTCGCTTTCTCTCTTAAAGCTGCACAGCTTTGTCCAAAAGAAATCTGTGAGCAGAAGTCCAGAGTGTGACAAAGATAGGCGTGGAATGTCCTGGGCTTTGCCTGAGGCGCCCTCAGAACCCTGAGTTCTGTCCGCGTGTCCTGTCTCTGAACACTGTCCGTGTTCCgcccccctccccattccccatcCCCCTGTTCTTCTCAGGCCCTCTTCCCTGCTCTGGGGTTTCTCTCTGTCCAATGTCTTGGCTTCACTCAGTCTTTTTCTGGGATCCTAATAATGGTTAGGAGATAACCTGAAACTAATCCATACAGATAGGTCTAAAGTTGCTCCATGTCTTAGCTAATGTACGTGGAAGAGTTTTTGAGGTCTTTGCAATAATCAGTTGAGTAATGAGAAAGAACAAGGAATCTGGCTGTTATAGGCGAATGAAGGCAGCTCTAGACATGCTTTCTAACAGGAGACCAGCAGCTGGTCTTAACACAGGACAGGTTTTTTTGGGCTACACTGGGGGCataaagagcaagcaaaccatTAGTTGAGTTCATGGCAAGGAACCCCACTTAGTCTGTGGTTAGTGCCAACTAAGGGGGTCAGTAATCAAGGTGacttgctgggggtggggaatggtCTTTACCCACCGATCATCTGAGCATTGTCAGGAATGTGCCGTTTAATTACCTGTCAGCTCGAGGCAAAAGAACTAACAAAGACCCTCGCACTCGCAGGCCGGAGAACACGCACAAGTCCACCCCGGCGAGTTACCACGCAGACATCAACCTGCTTTATTGGAGCGACGAGGAGGCTGTGGTGGACTTCAAGGCCGTGCAGGGCCGCTGCACCGTGGAGTACGGGGAGGACCTGCCTGAGTGCCTCCAGGACTTCTCCGCTGGTGGCCCCGACCGCTTCTACTTCCTTGAGGTGGGGCCCTGGGCTTACTGGAGGGAGGGCCTTGGGGTCAGACACAGCCCCCGAGAAAGCAGTTTATCCAGAGTACGAATCTGTGACATTCAAGTTGTTCTGGAATTTGACACTTTgggcttaaaacaaaacagaatgtcACATTTGAGTGTCCTAAGGCAATAGCAATTTTTGAAGACTGTTAAGTGGCCTCTGCTGGCCTGGCCAGTGCCTGTGAGTTAGGGGAAAGTTCCTCTAGCCCTGGGagatgcagccctgcccccagTGCCTTCAGCCAGGGTTCCGTGTCCAGGCCGGGGCCATACAGCCGAGCCTGTGCCTGGTTATTGAGAGTAGAGCCAGCAGTTTGTTGATTAAGCTAATCACTCTTAAATTGTTTGAGCATGGCTTTTCTGTGATAGGCATGTATCGTTCTAAGATAACCCACGTTTCCCCCAGGTTCCAGTGTGTACAGTCTAACTGTAACACTTGCCTGTTTTTAGAATGAGTAGTCCAGGTACTTGAAATAGCAAGAATTTCGGCcatataaaatgtgtgtgttaGTAGAATTTTCCCCTCATCTCTAATGTAATAAAACTCAAAGCACTTTTTGCTTATGGCCATGTTTAGGGAGAAATTAAGTAGATCTTATCAAATTAACTTAAATCGTATTTGTTAGAGAGGGGACTGGTGTTTCTCTTCCAGACTGTTGTGGTTCTTTCCTTCTCAGGCCTATAATGCCAAGAGCAAAAGCTTTGAAGATCCTCCAAACCATGCCCGTAGCCCTGGAaataaagggaaagggaagggaaaaggtaTGTCGTTACTCCACGGGCTTCTTTTCAAGTCCGTCTCCCATAACTCAATTCTCGTGAATCAGTCAGTATAAAAGAGCAGCCTCTGACGTTACCTCGCTCTGCTGCCGTCAACTCAAAACGAGGCCGTCTCTGAATCACCAGGGTGTTTGAAGAGAGCACGCTAGGGCCCTGATCTGACTTGGGGCCTGTCTCCCGCAGGGAAAAGCAGGACAAAGTCGCAAAGCTCTGAGCCGAGCGAGCTGGAGACGGAAATAAAGCTGCCGAAGCTGCGGACGCTGGATGTGTTTTCTGGCTGTGGGGGTTTGTCGGAAGGGTTCCACCAAGCAGGTAGGCTCTGGGTTTCTCTCCGCACAGCTGCAAAAACCGGACCGGGCGTGTTCTGCCTGGAAGACCTTCCTGGCTCTGGTCACAGTTCTGACTAAAGAGTCTCATATGCTACAGGGTTCGCAGCTCATCTTTGTCCTTGTGTCCCCCAGGCATCTCGGAAACGCTGTGGGCCATCGAGATGTGGGACCCCGCGGCCCAGGCGTTCCGGCTGAACAATTCCGGGTCCACGGTGTTCACAGAGGACTGCAACGTCCTGCTGAAGCTGGTCATGGCCGGGGAGGTGACCAACTCCCGCGGCCAGAAGCTGCCGCAGAAGGGAGACGTGGAGATGCTGTGTGGCGGGCCTCCTTGCCAAGGCTTTAGCGGCATGAACCGCTTCAACTCTCGAACGTACTCTAAGTTCAAGAACTCCCTGGTGGTCTCCTTCCTCAGGTAAACAGGCTAGAATTCCCTCTGCGTTCGGTGCTGCCCCAGGGTGACTAGACGGCTGGTCCCGGGGCTGCGCCGCAGGCGTGCCAGGGCCGAGCAGTAACTGCTTTAGCCTTCGCACCTGCTGAAGGCGGAGTGCTGAGTGAGACGCCGGTCTTTGCCTTCAGGAAGTTCACGGCTGCCCCTCCGCTAGGGAGAGACCTTGAGAGTTGGCAGGTGCGTCTTGACAAACGTCAAGCATTTGGGAGTGGCTTCTGGCAGAGTAGGTCTCCTCCTCTCTCGTCTCTCCCGCCTCCACAGCTACTGCGACTACTACCGGCCCAGGTACTTCCTCCTGGAGAATGTCAGGAACTTCGTCTCCTTCAAGCGCTCCATGGTCCTGAAGCTCACGCTCCGCTGCCTGGTCCGCATGGGCTACCAGTGCACCTTCGGCGTGTTGCAGGTGGGCCccctgggcaggggcagagcGGGCAGACGTGTGTGGCCGGAGAAAGGGCTGAGCAGTCCCTGGACAGCGGCAAGCTGTCTCAAAGGGAAAGTAGATCTGAGAGGGGCCACAGTGTGGTGACGTGCAGCGCGGGCGAGGGCTGGGGAGGCGGCTGCCGGGCCCCTCCCATCCAGCTTCCGTAGTGTCTCGGCCTCACTGACCAACCTTGTTGGCAGCCGTGTTCTTTCCCTTGTGACCGTGGGCTGCCAGGCAGGTGGCATGGCTCCTGGTGTCTCCTCTGGCCGCTCTTCTCCCCAagtgctccttcatgtgctgtttAAAGAGCTGGCTGGGATCGCCAGCAGGGTTCACTCCCATCTTCTCCAGGGGCTACCGACCACCTCCTGGGATCTTTCGTCCTCTTCTCCGGTCCCACCTCCTGTTAGGCATGAGCCCGTGGGTTAACTAGGGGCTCTCTGGGTGAGCTCCACACCAGCCAGACGCCCCAGAAAGTCAGGTGCTGCGGACCCCAGCCCTTCGCCCAGCTGCTCGGAGGTGCCCACTGACCATGTGTGTGTCTGGCCCTCTCCCGCGCAGGCTGGTCAGTACGGCGTGGCCCAGACGCGGAGGCGGGCCATCATCCTGGCCGCGGCCCCCGGAGAGCAGCTCCCTCTGTTCCCGGAGCCGCTGCACGTGTTCGCGCCCCGGGCCTGCCAGCTGAGTGTCGTAGTCGACGACAAGAAGTTTGTCAGCAACATCACCAGGTAGGAGCACCCCCGGCCAGCCCGCTGTTCTGGCGCTTGTGAGCCTTCCCCGGCGAGGCCTGGTGCGGGTGGACCTCTGTGAAGAGGCCCGAGCCGAGGAGACAGTGTTAGCGAGGGCAGACAGCGCCGCGTCCGGCCTGCCCTGCGAGCGCTCTGCCACCTCTGCTCTCGTTCTGACCCTGAGTGCCCTGTGTCCGGGGCAGTGGCCAGAAGCCTGGCCGCAGTCACGGGCAGAGCCCACGCTATAGCCTGTCCCCTTTTCCGATGGGGTCTGAGAAGAATGCTGCCCCTGTGACCTCGGGCGGCCCTTTGACCCCGAGTGGTCCTTTGACCCCGAGCCGGGTTGCCTTCTCTGGAGAAGACGGTGCCAGCAGTCGGGGGATGGCAATTGTGACTCACACACATGATAGCTGTGTGTGTCCCCAGAGGTGCCACAGTCTGTGCTCTGTTGCAGGTTGAGCTCGGGTCCGTTCCGAACCATCACCGTGCGGGACACGATGTCCGACCTTCCCGAGATTCGGAACGGAGCTTCGGCGCAGGAGATCTCGTACAACGGGGAGCCTCAGTCCTGGTTCCAGAGGCAGCTCCGGGGCTCGCAGTACCAGCCCATCCTCAGGGACCACATCTGTAAGGTAACGTCACCTCCATAGAGCAGGgcctcctcccagcagcctcccagGAACAGCTCTGTGGTTGGAGCCCAGCCAGGGCTTGTGGGGGAAGCGGGGTCTGGTCTCGGCCCCCTTCCAGCTCCTTCTGCTCTTGGCCCCTAACACAAAATCCGCTACCTCAGCCGGCCCCCAGCCTCACATCTCActgcctcctgcttctccttgcaccccacccccgccccagtaCATGGTCCTGGAAAGTGTCAATCAGAGCTTATACTCTGCCTAGAATCGGGCTAGAATGGTGTGTCTGGCCATCGTCTCCTGTGACTGGTCTTGTCTCTCAGCACCGCTGTTCTCTGGGTATCTCCCAAACGCACCAAACCCCAGCTCTCCCCGCCGCCGGCTCCTCCTGTCCTGCAGGGCTCAGCTCCGACGTCACCTCCTCAGTAGCCCCGCGCTTGCCCGAAGCCGTCCCTTCACCCGTTCCCCCGTCGTTCACATCCCTGCTCTGGTGTCGTCATGGCACGTGTGTAACCCCCAGGTTGTCGATTGGGGTCACTGCTTGTCTCCCACAGTGGGATACAAGCCCCTTGGGGTCCTGGTCACCGTGGTATGCCCAGTGCCCAGTACTGTGGCGCCCAGCCCACTGCATGTGGTCAGGTGCTCCCTGAGCTCAGCGACAGCTGGGCCTGCTCTGCTCTTCCAGGACATGAGCGCGTTGGTGGCTGCTCGCATGCGGCACATCCCTCTAGCCCCGGGCTCAGACTGGCGTGACCTGCCAAACATCGAGGTGCGGCTCTCTGATGGCACCTTGGCCAGGAAGCTGCGGTACAACTACCACGACAAGAAGAACGGCTGCAGCAGCGCCGGGGCTCTCCGCGGGGTCTGCTCCTGCGTGGAAGGTTTGTGCCCTGGCCTCCAGGTGTGGCTTCCTCAAGTTTGGTGTGAAGCCCCAGCCCCCTTAGGCTCTGCAGCGGGGCGGTGGGCTCAGGGTTTCTCAGCAGGAGATGCCGGGGCTGCCGCGCAGGAACCCAGCAGCCCTGGGTGGGGTGCAGACTCGCCAAGCCTGGGTGTCCCTGCTGCGCACGGCTGCTGAGGACAGGGTCCGTGATGAAGCTCTGCCTGGCAAACGGGGACTGTCGGCTGCTGTATCATCCCGTTCCGTCAGCACAGCCCCATCGCAGCCCTCTCTTCCAACAGGCAAAGCCTGTGACCCTGCGGCCAGACAGTTCAACACCCTCATTCCCTGGTGCCTGCCCCACACCGGGAACAGGCACAACCACTGGGCCGGCCTCTACGGACGGCTCGAGTGGGACGGCTTCTTCAGCACGACCGTCACCAACCCCGAGCCCATGGGCAAGCAGGTAGGTCTGAGGGCCACTTGGGCCTGGGCGGGGACGGAGGCACGGGCTTCGCGGCTGGGCCGGCCCTCCTCGCCGCCTCCTGCCTCTGCGCCCCGGCCCGGGGTGGGCTTCCCGTGGCcccgtctccttcccacccacatCGCACCTCTTGCCCCCAGGGCCGCGTGCTCCACCCAGAGCAGCACCGCGTCGTGAGTGTGCGGGAGTGCGCCCGCTCTCAGGGCTTCCCCGACACCTACCGGCTGTTCGGCAACATCCTGGACAAGCACCGGCAGGTCAGTGGAGCGCAGTCGGCCCGGGTCTCCTCCCCGCTGAGGAGGGGCGAGCGGCACCGCGCACGAAGCAGCCCTGGCCGGAGGGAGACGAGGGGGTCGGGGGTCGGTGGGGAGCTTGACTCGCAGTCACTTTCTAGGGGACGCTGAGCCCCCAGAGCTGGGGGCTGACTGGCCTCAGCACTCCCACGAGGGGGTGGTCAGGAAGGAGGGACCCTGGGCGCTCCCGGGTCAGGCGGAGTCGCCAAGTGTGTCGGGTGCCGTGGACAGCTGAGGCACATTTCGCCCAAAGGAAAGTCCCAGCGCACGGCAGAGAGCAGACGAAACACGCGGTGGTGAAAGCTCCTTGTTGCTAAGGGTTGAAGCGAGCCAACAATCCCTCCTGTTTCTCAGAGTTCG is a window of Globicephala melas chromosome 3, mGloMel1.2, whole genome shotgun sequence DNA encoding:
- the DNMT1 gene encoding DNA (cytosine-5)-methyltransferase 1 isoform X3, whose amino-acid sequence is MVRAASARRPSPSVSARKARADCAAAASAAPSKMPARTAPARVPALASRAFSLPDDVRRRLKDLERDSLTEKECVKEKLNLLHEFLQTEIKNQLCDLETKLHKEELSEEGYLAKVKSLLNKDLSLENGAHAFSREVNGCLENGSQTSAAEVSSSPRITRQTTRQTTITSHFTRGPAKRKPEEDAEKAKSDDSVDEEEKDQEEKRRRVTSRERVAGLLPAEEPGRVRPGTHVEEEERDDKVKPGHLQEEKRLRSQTKELTPKQKSKEEPDRDARPGGAQAEMNEGEDKDEKRHRSQPKDLASKRRPEEKEPEGVKPQVSDEKDEDEKEEKRRRTTCKEPTEKKMARTKMAVVSSKTDPLKCIECGQYLDDPELRYEQHLPDAVEEIQLLTNERLSIFDANESGFESYEDFPQHKLTCFSVYCKRGHLCPIDTGLIEKDVELLFSGSAKPIYEDDPSPEGGVNGKNLGPINEWWIAGFDGGEKALLGFSTSFAEYILMDPSPEYAPLFSVMQEKIYISKIVVEFLQNNPDSTYEDLINKIETTVPPSMLNLNRFTEDSLLRHAQFVVEQVESYDRAGDSDEQPIFLTPCMRDLIKLAGVTLGKRRAERRQTIRHPAKEKDRGPTKATTTKLVYQIFDTFFAEQIEKDDKEDKENAFKRRRCGVCEICQQPECGKCKACKDMVKFGGSGRSKQACQKRRCPNMAMKEADDDEEVDDNIPEMPSPKKMHQGKKKKQNKDRIFWVGEAVKTDGKKSYYKKVCIDSETLEVGDCVSVIPDDSSKPLYLARVTALWEDSSNGQMFHAHWFCAGTDTVLGATSDPLELFLVDECEDMQLSYIHSKVQVVYKAPSENWALEGGVDPEALMSEGDGKTYFYQLWYDQDYARFESPPKTQPMEDNKYKFCASCARLAEMRQKEIPRVMEQLEDLDGRVLYSLATKNGIQYRVGDGVYLPPEAFTFNIKLSSPVKRPRKEPVDEALYPEHYRKYSDYIKGSNLDAPEPYRIGRIKEIFCSKKSNGRPNETDIKIRVNKFYRPENTHKSTPASYHADINLLYWSDEEAVVDFKAVQGRCTVEYGEDLPECLQDFSAGGPDRFYFLEAYNAKSKSFEDPPNHARSPGNKGKGKGKGKSRTKSQSSEPSELETEIKLPKLRTLDVFSGCGGLSEGFHQAGISETLWAIEMWDPAAQAFRLNNSGSTVFTEDCNVLLKLVMAGEVTNSRGQKLPQKGDVEMLCGGPPCQGFSGMNRFNSRTYSKFKNSLVVSFLSYCDYYRPRYFLLENVRNFVSFKRSMVLKLTLRCLVRMGYQCTFGVLQAGQYGVAQTRRRAIILAAAPGEQLPLFPEPLHVFAPRACQLSVVVDDKKFVSNITRLSSGPFRTITVRDTMSDLPEIRNGASAQEISYNGEPQSWFQRQLRGSQYQPILRDHICKDMSALVAARMRHIPLAPGSDWRDLPNIEVRLSDGTLARKLRYNYHDKKNGCSSAGALRGVCSCVEGKACDPAARQFNTLIPWCLPHTGNRHNHWAGLYGRLEWDGFFSTTVTNPEPMGKQGRVLHPEQHRVVSVRECARSQGFPDTYRLFGNILDKHRQVGNAVPPPLAKAIGLEIKRCMMVRARESTSVKIKEETAKD